From Pseudanabaena galeata CCNP1313, a single genomic window includes:
- a CDS encoding helix-turn-helix domain-containing protein, whose amino-acid sequence MQTGKAYSQDLRERVIAGYQKGKTTMKEVADRFAVSRSWVNNLVQRQKQTGSVAAKPHGGGAVAKVNATHYPILEAIIEGQNDITLLEISQRFAEKTEILVSQSTICRALQEIELTRKKKLFMPTNKKVKQSNS is encoded by the coding sequence ATGCAAACAGGAAAAGCGTATTCACAGGATTTGAGAGAACGAGTAATCGCAGGGTATCAAAAAGGAAAAACCACGATGAAAGAAGTAGCCGATAGGTTTGCAGTAAGTCGAAGCTGGGTCAATAATCTGGTACAAAGACAAAAACAAACAGGGAGTGTGGCGGCAAAACCCCATGGAGGAGGAGCAGTAGCCAAAGTCAACGCAACCCATTACCCAATCCTAGAAGCAATCATTGAAGGACAAAATGATATAACCTTGCTAGAAATCAGTCAAAGGTTCGCGGAAAAGACAGAGATATTGGTAAGTCAGTCCACGATTTGTCGAGCCTTACAGGAAATCGAGTTAACCCGCAAAAAAAAACTTTTCATGCCGACAAACAAGAAAGTGAAGCAGTCAAACAGTTGA
- a CDS encoding plasmid replication protein, CyRepA1 family: MKSTTLDLRSFSDLVCREWIDGSAIEPELFTYNVEIIADEIIESGGEVSYPIHEALNWNPAKWRTVWQSGKQQRPELFGALIHSWNPILEKPEVFQVKLSNPLIDHKKGKPRKYENPAKRGQVGGFALVPQSIWQKVADRYGLEVDFADLPDAVNFWAWVAAHPEIPIFICEGMKKACCLLSQGYVAIALSGITMGRIQGADGKLALQPYLAMFATPKRQVCFCFDAETKEKTKHDVFLATVKTGKLFADADCLVKVLEIPLLEGTDKTGVDDFIVERGIDAFHQVYLAAISLNTYAWEHQQDSQLTFKPSRNLSMDVLFQLDRYEIPDYIPKTGIVALQSAKGTGKTKAIAAIVAGTDKLALLGHRVSLVRNLCKVMNADFKGDLDMADGQFITDSAYSARVGACVDSLLAFDPRQFVDCDLVIDEVEQVLKHLISGSTCNKDGKRSALLARLHILVKVARRVIVADADLSDISLNYLQALRGDGSDVFLIKNEFQPEGYPTRFIVANNDVPIIQELLADVTKGHRVFVATDSKSSSKAIAKLVEKIRAIRPKIRVLLFNSDTSGGRHETDFMSNINKRVFNYDVIIATPSMSTGVSIEVKRFHKVYGLFYGTVTDADASQALSRVRDNVPRTVWCAERGINFCKIDRSSSPIHLKNTLRNRWDREVSLIRAGLGDSLRPIADHASLDNPHIDLWASVEARTNAAMWALRDYLLERLVFEGNQVTVVTIGNDDSGKSIKEALAQTRQERYQAVSSAKILSPSEQKKLISNESQSYQDVLDLEKTAIAKFYCLDTVSPELVEYDREGQRRSEILKLEALFQSDLAIDADVRAFDRQAKFGMGIFLPDQPCHELGRYIRSGLGLKELLNPDVQYTDSDLENLGSLCRQFATDIKRYLGFNVPQDATNIWIFRILCNQLGVKICSKRIHGDEGMINVCWLDADAWQQLQAILERRSVSRQQVTTAQPVSCDRPPLITNDCEGAIANCQFAVWTRLLARVAYLRHLLTSDISSKHPLYKLQNHLSVLFFNIQVMFTQRLFLTCSHVIP; the protein is encoded by the coding sequence ATGAAATCAACAACTTTAGATCTACGTTCTTTCTCGGATTTAGTTTGCCGTGAATGGATTGATGGCAGTGCGATCGAGCCTGAACTTTTTACTTATAATGTAGAAATTATAGCAGATGAAATTATTGAAAGTGGGGGTGAAGTCAGCTACCCAATTCATGAGGCTCTGAATTGGAATCCTGCTAAGTGGCGTACTGTCTGGCAATCTGGGAAACAACAGCGTCCAGAGCTGTTTGGAGCGCTCATTCATTCTTGGAATCCCATTCTCGAAAAGCCTGAAGTGTTCCAAGTCAAGCTTAGCAACCCTCTAATCGATCACAAAAAGGGGAAACCCCGTAAGTATGAGAATCCTGCTAAACGCGGACAGGTTGGTGGTTTTGCTTTAGTTCCTCAATCAATTTGGCAAAAGGTAGCCGATCGCTATGGGCTTGAGGTTGATTTCGCGGATTTACCTGATGCTGTTAATTTTTGGGCTTGGGTAGCTGCCCATCCTGAAATTCCGATCTTCATCTGTGAGGGTATGAAAAAGGCTTGCTGCTTGTTATCTCAGGGTTATGTGGCGATCGCTTTAAGTGGGATTACGATGGGACGGATACAGGGGGCAGATGGCAAGTTAGCTTTGCAACCCTATCTGGCTATGTTTGCTACTCCCAAGCGTCAGGTCTGCTTCTGCTTTGATGCCGAAACTAAGGAAAAAACTAAGCATGATGTTTTTCTTGCTACGGTCAAAACGGGCAAGCTATTTGCGGATGCGGATTGTCTCGTTAAAGTACTTGAGATTCCTTTGCTGGAAGGTACTGATAAAACTGGGGTTGATGATTTTATCGTTGAACGCGGTATTGATGCTTTTCATCAGGTCTACTTGGCGGCGATCTCCCTTAATACCTATGCTTGGGAACATCAACAAGATAGCCAGCTTACGTTTAAGCCTTCTAGAAATTTATCCATGGACGTTTTATTTCAATTAGATCGATATGAAATCCCCGATTACATTCCCAAGACTGGGATTGTGGCGCTGCAATCGGCTAAGGGGACTGGTAAGACTAAGGCGATTGCGGCGATCGTTGCGGGGACAGATAAATTGGCTTTGCTCGGTCATCGGGTCAGTTTGGTTCGCAATCTCTGTAAGGTGATGAATGCGGATTTCAAAGGCGATCTCGATATGGCTGATGGCCAGTTTATTACGGATTCGGCTTATTCTGCTCGTGTTGGAGCCTGCGTCGATAGCTTACTTGCTTTCGATCCCCGTCAATTTGTGGATTGCGATCTCGTCATTGATGAGGTGGAGCAAGTACTCAAACATTTGATTTCAGGTTCGACCTGTAATAAAGATGGCAAACGTTCTGCTCTGCTTGCCCGTTTGCATATTTTAGTAAAAGTCGCCAGACGGGTAATTGTCGCTGACGCGGATCTCTCAGATATTAGTTTGAACTATCTCCAAGCTTTGCGTGGTGATGGTTCTGATGTCTTTTTGATTAAGAATGAATTTCAACCCGAAGGCTATCCTACTCGATTCATTGTGGCAAATAACGATGTGCCGATTATTCAGGAATTACTAGCAGATGTGACCAAAGGTCATCGGGTTTTTGTGGCGACGGATAGCAAGTCTAGTAGTAAGGCGATCGCTAAGTTGGTTGAGAAAATTAGGGCGATTCGTCCCAAGATTAGAGTCTTGCTTTTTAATTCTGATACCAGTGGCGGTCGGCACGAAACAGATTTTATGAGCAATATCAATAAGCGGGTATTCAACTACGATGTGATCATTGCCACGCCTTCGATGAGTACGGGTGTTTCGATTGAGGTCAAGCGCTTTCATAAGGTCTATGGTTTGTTCTATGGTACGGTCACGGATGCAGATGCAAGTCAGGCTTTGTCGCGGGTCAGAGATAATGTCCCCCGCACGGTTTGGTGTGCCGAACGTGGGATTAATTTCTGCAAAATTGATCGCTCTTCTTCGCCGATTCATCTCAAAAACACTCTCAGGAATCGCTGGGATCGCGAGGTTAGTCTCATTCGGGCGGGCTTAGGCGATTCTTTACGGCCTATTGCAGATCATGCATCTCTAGACAATCCTCACATCGATCTTTGGGCAAGTGTTGAAGCGAGAACCAATGCGGCGATGTGGGCTTTACGGGACTATTTGCTTGAGCGCCTTGTGTTTGAGGGCAATCAGGTTACGGTCGTGACCATCGGTAATGATGATTCTGGCAAGTCGATTAAGGAGGCTCTAGCTCAGACAAGGCAAGAGCGTTACCAAGCTGTCTCTAGCGCAAAAATCCTATCTCCCTCTGAACAGAAAAAATTAATCTCAAATGAGTCTCAGTCGTATCAAGATGTTTTGGATCTAGAAAAAACTGCGATCGCTAAGTTTTATTGTCTTGATACTGTATCTCCCGAACTGGTGGAATACGATCGCGAGGGGCAACGTCGCTCGGAGATTCTCAAATTGGAGGCTTTGTTTCAGTCAGATCTTGCCATTGATGCTGATGTTCGTGCTTTTGATCGTCAAGCTAAGTTTGGTATGGGTATTTTCCTGCCAGATCAGCCTTGTCATGAATTGGGACGCTATATCAGATCGGGTTTAGGTTTGAAGGAGTTACTGAATCCTGATGTTCAATACACTGATTCAGATCTGGAAAACTTGGGTAGTCTTTGTCGGCAATTTGCTACGGACATCAAAAGATACTTGGGCTTCAATGTCCCTCAAGATGCTACCAATATTTGGATTTTTCGCATTCTCTGCAATCAGCTTGGGGTCAAAATCTGTTCTAAGCGCATTCATGGCGATGAGGGCATGATTAATGTTTGTTGGCTTGATGCTGATGCTTGGCAACAGTTACAGGCGATTCTCGAAAGACGCTCCGTCTCTCGGCAACAGGTGACGACTGCTCAGCCCGTTTCTTGCGATCGCCCCCCCCTTATAACAAATGATTGTGAGGGGGCGATCGCTAACTGTCAGTTTGCGGTTTGGACTAGGCTGCTTGCCAGAGTCGCTTATCTGCGCCATTTACTGACATCGGATATTTCCTCTAAGCATCCTCTCTATAAGCTCCAAAACCATTTATCAGTCCTATTTTTCAATATCCAAGTCATGTTCACTCAAAGATTATTCTTGACTTGCTCTCACGTTATCCCGTAA
- a CDS encoding helix-turn-helix domain-containing protein has protein sequence MVALTQSLHIPTEEETEISKESSRILASHISDGVCHLKIVEADGSEETATIPAAAYRLFVDILTQMSQGNAVTIIPIHAELTTQEAADLINVSRPFLIKQLEEGIIPYHKVGTHRRVRFTDLMEYKTNIDAARNKVLDEIVAISEEIGLYD, from the coding sequence ATGGTTGCCCTAACACAGTCTCTACACATTCCTACCGAGGAAGAAACCGAAATTTCTAAAGAAAGCAGCCGTATTCTTGCTTCGCATATTAGCGATGGTGTCTGTCATCTCAAAATCGTAGAAGCTGATGGCAGTGAAGAAACAGCCACAATCCCTGCGGCAGCCTATCGCCTATTTGTAGACATTTTGACCCAAATGTCCCAAGGCAATGCCGTAACGATCATCCCCATCCATGCTGAACTCACTACCCAAGAAGCCGCAGATTTAATCAATGTCTCGCGTCCCTTCCTAATCAAACAACTCGAAGAAGGCATAATTCCCTATCACAAAGTCGGCACGCATCGCCGAGTTCGCTTTACTGATTTAATGGAATATAAAACAAATATTGATGCCGCCAGAAACAAAGTTTTAGATGAGATTGTGGCGATATCTGAAGAGATAGGACTATATGACTAG
- a CDS encoding ThiF family adenylyltransferase codes for MSNLSLPFAEAVPILLPAYEELDLILIGCGGTGGWLAVNLPRIAYLQKQAGKKVSVTFIDPDRVEATNIPRQNFTPNDLELPKASVLAARYGWQWGIEISAIVSSFRADMATSRWKHLTICIGAVDNPEARAEIAKVLDTGKTTFWLDCGNHYDSGQVLLGSRDTVESMKGAFHIPTFCTALPSPALQHPDLLVNQASIEKVLSCEESAIANAQSMSINHRIADEALDMLLRLLSGTLTRFATYVNCKHGSAWSRFNTHEEVAAVIGKPKQYLRAKPQ; via the coding sequence ATGTCAAACCTATCATTACCCTTTGCCGAAGCCGTCCCCATCCTGCTACCAGCCTATGAAGAACTAGACCTAATTCTCATCGGCTGTGGCGGCACAGGCGGATGGTTAGCCGTGAACTTGCCACGCATCGCCTATTTACAAAAACAAGCCGGGAAAAAAGTATCAGTTACTTTCATCGATCCAGATCGGGTCGAAGCAACGAATATACCGCGCCAAAACTTTACTCCCAACGACCTTGAACTACCGAAAGCATCAGTATTAGCCGCAAGGTATGGATGGCAATGGGGCATCGAAATCAGCGCCATAGTTTCATCATTTAGAGCAGACATGGCAACGTCACGATGGAAACACCTGACAATCTGTATTGGAGCTGTGGACAATCCCGAAGCCAGAGCCGAAATTGCCAAAGTTCTCGACACTGGAAAAACAACATTCTGGTTGGACTGTGGCAATCATTATGATTCGGGACAAGTTCTACTCGGATCTAGAGACACTGTGGAAAGTATGAAAGGAGCCTTTCATATACCCACATTTTGTACAGCCCTGCCATCACCAGCATTGCAACATCCAGATCTACTGGTGAATCAAGCGTCAATTGAGAAAGTCCTCTCCTGCGAAGAATCAGCGATCGCCAATGCTCAGTCGATGTCGATCAATCACCGTATCGCTGATGAAGCATTGGACATGCTACTACGCTTACTAAGCGGAACCCTGACCCGTTTTGCTACCTATGTAAACTGCAAACATGGCAGTGCATGGTCTAGATTCAACACCCATGAAGAAGTAGCAGCAGTGATTGGCAAGCCCAAACAATACCTAAGAGCGAAGCCCCAATAG
- a CDS encoding Mov34/MPN/PAD-1 family protein, whose amino-acid sequence MKLLEHIQKHVATTNPVLPSAQNPPLIQHIIATNQSLPEIAPTSMYEYMYGSNGTFVRAKRQGLTAIAPVSYYKAKGLKAISASVQMTYPAVPVTLVEQMLEASRIACDTNNRPVEIVFHLYFENGNWQLAIPEQEQTATSCKPLDNSANSTYSKAIIEIHSHHGMRAYFSDTDNRDETGFRIYGVLGEIFSNPQIRMRVGIYGHFYETATTGILELPAQLTDCLVEDW is encoded by the coding sequence ATGAAATTATTAGAACATATCCAAAAGCACGTAGCCACAACAAATCCCGTATTGCCATCCGCCCAGAATCCCCCGTTAATTCAGCACATCATCGCCACAAATCAAAGCTTGCCTGAAATTGCCCCAACCTCAATGTATGAGTATATGTATGGCAGTAATGGCACATTTGTCAGGGCAAAGAGGCAAGGATTGACTGCGATCGCGCCAGTGTCGTATTACAAAGCCAAAGGACTAAAGGCAATATCAGCATCTGTACAGATGACATACCCCGCAGTCCCCGTAACGCTAGTAGAGCAAATGCTCGAAGCCTCACGCATTGCTTGCGACACTAATAATCGTCCAGTCGAAATTGTATTTCACCTATATTTTGAAAATGGTAATTGGCAGCTCGCGATTCCAGAGCAAGAGCAAACAGCCACATCCTGTAAGCCATTAGATAACAGTGCGAACAGCACATACAGCAAAGCGATTATCGAAATCCATTCCCATCATGGAATGAGAGCCTACTTCTCAGACACAGATAATCGAGATGAGACAGGTTTTCGGATTTATGGAGTGCTGGGTGAAATCTTCTCCAACCCACAGATCAGGATGCGAGTAGGAATTTACGGTCATTTCTATGAAACTGCAACAACAGGGATCTTGGAGTTACCAGCGCAATTAACAGATTGCTTAGTGGAGGATTGGTAA
- a CDS encoding IS630 family transposase, translated as MSSLTGNRVNPQKKTFHADKQESEAVKQLRLEYQLIMWAIETNNLVFIDESGTNLNMARTYARSKKGTRAHGCKPHNKGKNLTIIAAIAITGVIAALSFFGSNNAVTFLFYVTEVLVPQLNDTMVVVMDNLNLHCSDEVRTAIENTGAKLIFLPTYSPDLSPIEMFWSKIKSILRSIAPRTTEQLYDAITLAFNSVSDSDFFGWFYECDARTTLI; from the coding sequence TTGTCGAGCCTTACAGGAAATCGAGTTAACCCGCAAAAAAAAACTTTTCATGCCGACAAACAAGAAAGTGAAGCAGTCAAACAGTTGAGACTAGAATATCAACTGATAATGTGGGCAATCGAAACCAATAATCTGGTGTTTATCGATGAGTCAGGCACAAACCTAAATATGGCTAGGACTTATGCAAGGTCAAAAAAAGGCACAAGGGCGCATGGCTGTAAACCACACAACAAAGGTAAAAATCTGACCATCATTGCGGCGATCGCGATTACGGGGGTAATTGCGGCTCTATCATTTTTTGGCAGTAACAATGCGGTAACTTTTTTGTTTTATGTGACTGAGGTACTTGTACCACAGCTAAACGATACGATGGTCGTCGTGATGGATAATCTCAATCTCCACTGTAGCGATGAGGTCAGAACTGCGATTGAGAATACTGGCGCTAAACTGATTTTCTTGCCCACTTATTCTCCTGATTTATCACCGATTGAGATGTTTTGGTCAAAAATCAAATCCATTCTGCGTTCGATTGCTCCGAGAACCACTGAGCAGCTTTATGATGCTATCACTCTCGCTTTCAATTCTGTTTCCGATTCTGACTTCTTTGGCTGGTTTTACGAATGTGACGCTCGTACCACGCTCATTTGA
- a CDS encoding PIN domain-containing protein: protein MTSKFTVIYDACVLYSNYLRDILIQLAIADLFRAKWTNLIHDEWIRNLIENRPDLPKEKLNQVKDLMNSQVRDSLVTDFEQLIPSLTLPDPNDHHILAAAIVAEADVIVTFNLKDFPDLNISQYGITAKHPDDFIADLIGLNPFKVMAAVETCRQRLKKQPKTSNEYLEILLKQGLPLSVSMLKELQNNQNTM, encoded by the coding sequence ATGACTAGCAAGTTTACAGTGATATACGATGCCTGTGTCCTTTATTCCAACTATCTTAGAGATATTCTCATTCAATTGGCGATCGCCGATCTCTTTAGAGCCAAATGGACTAACTTAATTCATGACGAATGGATTCGCAATCTCATCGAAAATCGTCCTGATTTACCAAAGGAAAAGCTAAATCAAGTCAAAGATTTGATGAATAGTCAAGTTCGAGACAGTTTAGTTACTGATTTTGAACAGCTAATTCCATCCTTAACCTTACCCGATCCTAACGATCACCATATTCTGGCGGCAGCAATTGTGGCTGAAGCTGATGTTATTGTCACCTTTAATCTAAAAGATTTTCCCGATCTGAATATCAGTCAGTATGGAATCACAGCAAAGCATCCAGATGATTTTATTGCCGATTTGATTGGCTTAAATCCTTTCAAAGTTATGGCAGCAGTTGAGACTTGTCGGCAACGCTTAAAAAAGCAACCCAAAACCAGCAATGAATACTTGGAAATTCTGTTAAAGCAGGGGCTACCACTCTCTGTGTCAATGCTAAAAGAACTCCAGAATAATCAAAATACAATGTAA
- a CDS encoding single-stranded DNA-binding protein, translated as MCNSTNLVVLSGYVGNVSELRQTKTSGKDVLDFSLAVQPKPRRDKEGNWINQEPLWVKVVCWNGTAEYAEERAESGKFVEVTGVLTQPEEYKSKKDKKHHARTVIHAQSLNFIDVVKKSAEDEEYQESTVYDDDF; from the coding sequence ATGTGTAATTCAACTAATCTCGTAGTCCTCTCTGGTTATGTCGGTAACGTCTCTGAATTGCGTCAAACCAAAACCAGTGGTAAAGACGTACTAGACTTTAGCCTCGCCGTACAGCCTAAACCTCGCCGAGACAAAGAGGGTAATTGGATCAACCAAGAACCACTCTGGGTCAAAGTAGTCTGCTGGAATGGAACTGCGGAGTATGCCGAAGAACGAGCAGAATCTGGAAAGTTTGTCGAAGTTACGGGAGTTCTGACTCAGCCTGAAGAATACAAATCCAAGAAAGATAAGAAGCACCATGCGCGAACAGTGATTCATGCTCAATCTCTGAACTTCATTGATGTTGTGAAGAAGTCTGCCGAAGACGAAGAGTATCAAGAATCAACCGTTTACGATGATGACTTTTAG